A region of the Levilactobacillus yonginensis genome:
AAGGTAATCTTAATGATTCGGCTGTAACATTTTTGTAATGTGTGGACCACAAGTTCGTTTTATAGTTATTTTACAGCGTGGCCGATCAAAGCTAGTAAAGCATCGATCGGTCTCTTTTTGTATCATGTTTTTCATTTTATTCAGTAAGGTATACGCTAGGCAATACACTATAATAACGAAGGTTCAAGCTGTAGACAGTTCAAGTCTTTTTTATTCGAGCAGAAAGGCCAGTTATCAGGCTGGCCTGACGAATTTCAACTGCTAGGGCAGTGTAGGGTGTACTAAACATTTTTCAGCCGATGGTTCTTAATTGTTTATCAGTTACACCAAGCACTTCGCAGCATAAGAAAGCACGGATTTATTGGAGGCATGTAATGACAGAAAAAGTTAAAGTCAAACATTTAACTAAAATATTTGGCAAACAGATCTCTCAGGCTAAGGAACTCCTTAAACAAGGTAAGAACAAAGAGGAGATCCTTGCTCAAACTGGTTGTACAGTTGGTGTCAGTGACGCTAATTTTTCAATTAATGAAGGAGAGATCTTTGTTGTCATGGGTCTATCCGGTAGTGGTAAATCAACCCTGATCCGGATGATTAATCGTTTGATCAACTCGACTGATGGAGATGTCGAAGTTGATGGCCAAAGTGTGATGGATCTAGACAAAGAAGGTTTGCGTAAACTACGCCAGGATAAGTTCGGAATGGTTTTCCAGAATTTTGCTTTGTTCCCACACTTGACAGTTCTGCAGAATGCGGAATATGGATTAGCACTAAAAAAAGTTGATCAGGAAACGCAAGAAAAAAAGGCCAAGGATGCTTTGAACCTAGTTGGTTTGAATGGTTACGATCAACAATATCCCGACCAGTTATCTGGTGGGATGCAGCAACGGGTCGGTTTAGCACGGGCAATTGCCAATGATGCCGAGATCTTACTGATGGACGAAGCCTTTTCTGCCTTGGATCCACTGTATCGTAAAGAAATGCAGGATCTCTTGTTACAGATCCAAGAAAAAATGCATAAGACAGTTATTTTCATTGGTCATGATTTAAACGAAGCCTTGAAATTGGGTGATCGAATCATGATCATGCGTGATGGTGTAGTTCAACAGATCGGGGATCCTGAAGATATCTTGACGCATCCGGCTAATGATTATGTCGAACGCTTTATTGAAGGC
Encoded here:
- a CDS encoding glycine betaine/L-proline ABC transporter ATP-binding protein, yielding MTEKVKVKHLTKIFGKQISQAKELLKQGKNKEEILAQTGCTVGVSDANFSINEGEIFVVMGLSGSGKSTLIRMINRLINSTDGDVEVDGQSVMDLDKEGLRKLRQDKFGMVFQNFALFPHLTVLQNAEYGLALKKVDQETQEKKAKDALNLVGLNGYDQQYPDQLSGGMQQRVGLARAIANDAEILLMDEAFSALDPLYRKEMQDLLLQIQEKMHKTVIFIGHDLNEALKLGDRIMIMRDGVVQQIGDPEDILTHPANDYVERFIEGVDRTQVLTASSVMAKAQVVNIAKAGPRVALRRMRENDISSIYVVDNENRFVGFADAHDVSDLIKKNSKDLRSVLKTDVPKTHADTPINDLINDISKTPIPYIVVDDDDHLLGIILRGTVLAAISGEEVSA